The following coding sequences are from one Streptomyces sp. NBC_01232 window:
- a CDS encoding amidohydrolase family protein — protein sequence MELPRIISVDDHVIEPAHLFDVWLPAKYRDRGPKALTAGIGELAYTGGKYVITMDPDGPPTDWWIYEDLKFPYKRNIAAVGFDRDDMTLEGITREEMRRGCWDPKARLADMDLNHVEASLCFPTFPRFCGQTFAEAHDKEVALACVRAYNDWMVEEWCGDSGGRLIPLCIIPLWDIDLAVAEIRRNAARGVKAVTFSEIPTYLGLPSIHTGYWDPFFAVCQETGTVVNMHIGSSSQMPAASPDAPPAVQASLSFNNAMASMMDFLFSGVLVKFPTLKLAYSEGQMGWIPYALERADDVWEEHRAWGGVRDLIPEPPSTYYYRQMFCCFFRDKHGIASLDVVGRDNATFETDYPHVDSTFPHTKEVALDHVKGLDDETIYKLMRGNAIRMLGLDLDRSRR from the coding sequence ATGGAACTGCCTCGGATCATCAGCGTCGACGACCACGTGATCGAGCCCGCGCACCTGTTCGACGTCTGGCTGCCCGCCAAGTACCGCGACCGCGGCCCCAAGGCGCTCACCGCAGGCATCGGCGAACTCGCCTACACCGGCGGCAAGTACGTCATCACCATGGACCCCGACGGCCCGCCGACCGACTGGTGGATCTACGAGGACCTGAAGTTCCCGTACAAGCGCAACATCGCCGCCGTCGGCTTCGACCGCGACGACATGACCCTGGAGGGCATCACCCGCGAGGAGATGCGCCGCGGCTGCTGGGACCCCAAGGCCCGCCTCGCCGACATGGACCTCAACCACGTCGAGGCCTCGCTGTGCTTCCCGACCTTCCCGCGCTTCTGCGGGCAGACCTTCGCCGAGGCCCACGACAAGGAGGTCGCCCTCGCCTGCGTGCGCGCCTACAACGACTGGATGGTCGAGGAGTGGTGCGGCGACAGCGGCGGCCGGCTGATCCCGCTGTGCATCATCCCGCTGTGGGACATCGACCTCGCCGTCGCCGAGATCCGGCGCAACGCGGCCCGCGGGGTGAAGGCCGTCACCTTCTCCGAGATCCCCACCTACCTCGGGCTCCCCTCCATCCACACCGGCTACTGGGACCCCTTCTTCGCCGTCTGCCAGGAGACCGGCACGGTGGTCAACATGCACATCGGGTCCAGTTCCCAGATGCCCGCCGCCTCCCCCGACGCGCCCCCCGCCGTCCAGGCCTCGCTCAGCTTCAACAACGCGATGGCCTCGATGATGGACTTCCTCTTCAGCGGCGTCCTGGTGAAGTTCCCGACGCTGAAGCTCGCCTACAGCGAAGGTCAGATGGGCTGGATCCCCTACGCCCTGGAACGCGCCGACGACGTCTGGGAGGAGCACCGCGCCTGGGGCGGCGTGCGCGACCTGATCCCCGAACCGCCCTCCACCTACTACTACCGGCAGATGTTCTGCTGCTTCTTCCGCGACAAGCACGGGATCGCCTCCCTCGACGTCGTCGGACGCGACAACGCCACCTTCGAGACCGACTACCCGCACGTGGACTCGACCTTCCCGCACACCAAGGAGGTCGCCCTCGACCACGTGAAGGGACTGGACGACGAGACGATCTACAAGCTCATGCGCGGCAACGCCATCCGCATGCTCGGACTCGACCTGGACAGGAGCCGCCGCTGA
- the tgmC gene encoding ATP-grasp peptide maturase system methyltransferase, which yields MTDDAEKLRLRLAGQLADAGHLRTDPWRQAVEAVPRHEFLRGGYFERIDVPGRPTAWTPVMPESPSWLEACYTDDSLVTQIAGTIVPGDLRGEITHLPTSSGTLPSLVVRMLEELQIDEEHRLLLIGIGTGYSSGLACHRLGDAHVTAVEIDPDVAARARNALGRCGYAPTVAVGDGLAGWKNGKPHDRVIAYCGTVTIPYEWVDQTAPGGTIVTTVGGWMYSSELARLTVAEDGTAAGRFLHGRNSFMLARPQTPPPLGLLPDLDQADEQPTELAAPMLDDWDTRFVAQLAAPRTQRMTLDRDGRTEHVLLDVEAGAWAALRQEGSRWLVRQGGPDRLWDRITDHVTRWRHDGSPTLDRFDITVTPEGQTITWRR from the coding sequence GTGACCGACGACGCCGAGAAGCTGCGGTTGCGGCTCGCCGGACAGCTCGCCGATGCCGGCCATCTGCGCACGGACCCGTGGCGCCAGGCGGTCGAAGCCGTGCCACGTCACGAGTTTCTGCGGGGTGGGTACTTCGAACGCATCGATGTGCCGGGCCGCCCTACAGCCTGGACACCCGTCATGCCTGAGAGCCCGTCATGGCTGGAGGCCTGCTACACGGACGACTCCCTCGTCACGCAGATCGCAGGCACGATCGTGCCTGGTGACCTGCGTGGTGAGATCACGCACCTGCCCACGTCGTCCGGCACCCTGCCGTCCTTGGTCGTGCGGATGCTCGAAGAGCTCCAGATCGATGAAGAACACCGGCTGCTCCTCATCGGCATCGGAACCGGCTACTCCAGCGGCCTGGCCTGTCACCGCCTCGGCGACGCTCACGTAACCGCTGTGGAGATCGATCCAGACGTCGCCGCCCGTGCCCGCAACGCGCTCGGCCGGTGCGGCTACGCACCAACGGTCGCCGTCGGCGATGGTCTGGCCGGGTGGAAAAACGGCAAGCCGCACGACCGGGTCATCGCCTACTGCGGAACAGTCACCATTCCGTACGAGTGGGTGGATCAGACCGCGCCCGGCGGAACCATCGTCACCACCGTCGGCGGATGGATGTACTCCTCCGAGCTCGCCCGCCTCACGGTCGCCGAAGACGGCACCGCGGCAGGCCGGTTCCTCCACGGCCGGAACTCCTTCATGCTGGCCCGCCCGCAGACGCCCCCTCCACTGGGGCTCCTCCCCGACCTCGACCAAGCCGACGAACAGCCCACAGAGCTCGCTGCCCCCATGCTCGACGACTGGGACACGCGGTTCGTCGCCCAGCTCGCCGCTCCGCGGACTCAGCGCATGACCTTGGACCGCGACGGCCGAACTGAGCACGTCCTCCTCGATGTCGAGGCGGGCGCATGGGCCGCGCTGCGGCAGGAGGGAAGTCGATGGCTCGTTCGGCAGGGAGGACCGGATCGTCTCTGGGACCGGATCACAGACCACGTCACCCGCTGGCGCCACGACGGATCGCCCACTCTCGACCGGTTCGACATCACGGTCACGCCTGAAGGGCAAACGATCACATGGCGACGCTGA
- a CDS encoding helix-turn-helix domain-containing protein produces the protein MGLAERRKTLGYSQEKLAGLLGVDRTTVGRWESGRIEPQPPQRRGLAIALEVSLQELDALLTELRAAGQEATGPQSKNHPSAGDPDDMIRREFLRILTVSGALTALPVDEADAFTDGVLRGLPADFERMNSHLWQVYQLARSKGSVYPVIRDQLSTLNEALAASRGGSRPLLSAAANLFQMAGEVAFDGNRYTDAAASYSLAASVSKDAGAYDLWACALVRHAYVDMSEQRYCQAAQMLGAAERLAGRGDSDLSTRYWVASVQAEAYAGLGDLTACERALDQAEKVRDLTDGSTNGGWLRFDGSRLAEERGARYVQLGRLDLAEATLKTALAQTALASGQSYRRRSVVLTSLAAIGAKRRDPDQVLAYGWEAVSLARASASGYVARRLRALCDEFGPLSRDHRVAELGAEITKLSTP, from the coding sequence ATGGGATTAGCCGAACGGCGTAAGACCCTGGGCTACAGTCAGGAGAAATTGGCCGGGCTGCTCGGCGTTGACCGTACGACGGTCGGGCGCTGGGAGAGTGGCAGGATCGAACCGCAGCCACCCCAGCGGCGAGGTTTGGCCATCGCCCTCGAAGTCAGCCTCCAAGAGCTTGACGCCCTCCTGACAGAGCTACGAGCCGCAGGGCAGGAGGCCACGGGGCCGCAGTCCAAAAACCACCCGAGCGCGGGAGACCCCGACGACATGATTCGCCGCGAATTCCTTCGCATCCTGACGGTCAGCGGAGCCCTGACAGCCCTGCCGGTCGACGAGGCCGACGCCTTCACCGATGGGGTGCTGAGGGGGCTTCCCGCCGACTTCGAGCGGATGAACAGCCACTTGTGGCAGGTCTACCAACTTGCGCGCTCGAAAGGTTCGGTCTACCCCGTCATCCGTGACCAGCTGTCGACTCTGAATGAAGCGTTGGCAGCCAGCCGAGGCGGTTCCCGCCCCCTCCTGAGCGCAGCGGCCAACCTCTTCCAGATGGCGGGCGAAGTCGCCTTCGACGGAAACCGATACACCGACGCTGCAGCCTCGTACTCGCTCGCCGCCTCGGTCAGCAAAGACGCGGGTGCGTACGACTTGTGGGCCTGTGCCCTCGTACGCCACGCCTACGTGGACATGTCTGAGCAGCGCTACTGCCAAGCGGCACAGATGCTGGGTGCGGCCGAGCGGCTGGCCGGGCGGGGGGACAGTGACCTTTCGACGCGGTATTGGGTCGCGTCTGTCCAAGCAGAGGCCTACGCCGGACTTGGGGACCTCACAGCGTGTGAACGCGCGCTGGACCAGGCCGAGAAGGTCAGGGACCTTACCGATGGCAGTACGAACGGCGGATGGCTCCGCTTCGACGGCTCCCGCCTGGCCGAGGAGCGGGGAGCTCGCTACGTGCAGCTAGGCCGCCTGGACCTGGCGGAGGCGACGTTGAAGACGGCACTGGCGCAGACGGCCCTTGCGTCGGGGCAGTCGTACCGGCGCCGGAGCGTGGTGCTGACCAGCCTGGCCGCCATCGGAGCGAAGCGGCGTGACCCCGACCAGGTCTTGGCATACGGGTGGGAGGCCGTGAGTCTGGCCCGAGCCTCAGCATCTGGGTACGTCGCCCGTAGACTCCGAGCCCTGTGCGACGAGTTCGGTCCCTTGAGCCGCGACCACCGCGTAGCGGAGCTGGGGGCGGAGATCACCAAGCTGAGCACGCCGTGA
- a CDS encoding AMP-binding protein, translated as MTDTATATELSRSRTLWELITRRAALTPDTTVLTEAADDPAHDRRLTFGELRNRSERVAAGLYDMGVRPGTVVAWQLPTRIETVLLSIALARIGAVQTPVIPFYRDREVGFALRESKAEHFAVPGTWRGFDHTAMAARLGARGVFEAYASLPDGDPAVLPPPPADGTTVRWIYWTSGTTSDPKGVLHTDRSLIAGGSCLAHALHLGPSDVGSMAFPYAHIGGPDYLIMLLLYGFPAVLFEKFAMPDALDGYRRHGVTVAGGSTAFYSMFLTEQRKAPDVPLIPTLRLLAGGGAPKPPEIYHAVVRELGCRLTHGYGMTEVPMITMGAPDDTPENLATTEGRPPAGMSIRITAPDGTPLAPGTDGEVRLRGEAVCQGYLNRDASAEVFDPDGYLITGDLGHLTQDGYLVLTGRSKDVIIRKGENISAKEIEDLLHRLPGIADVAVIGLPDPTRGERVCAVVEQPPGAAPLTLPQLTSYLRTEGLATHKLPEQLELLESLPRNEALRKVLKYKLRERYA; from the coding sequence ATGACGGACACCGCGACCGCGACAGAACTGAGCCGGTCCCGCACCCTGTGGGAACTGATCACCAGGCGCGCCGCACTGACCCCGGACACCACCGTCCTCACCGAGGCCGCCGACGATCCCGCACACGACCGCCGGCTGACCTTCGGGGAGCTGCGCAACCGCTCCGAACGCGTCGCCGCCGGCCTGTACGACATGGGGGTACGCCCCGGCACGGTCGTCGCCTGGCAGCTCCCCACCCGCATCGAGACCGTGCTGCTGTCCATCGCGCTCGCCCGGATCGGCGCCGTACAGACCCCCGTCATCCCCTTCTACCGGGACCGCGAGGTCGGCTTCGCCCTCCGCGAGTCCAAGGCCGAGCACTTCGCCGTCCCCGGAACCTGGCGCGGCTTCGACCACACCGCCATGGCCGCCCGCCTCGGCGCGCGCGGCGTCTTCGAGGCCTACGCCTCCCTCCCCGACGGCGACCCCGCGGTCCTGCCCCCGCCGCCCGCGGACGGCACCACCGTCCGCTGGATCTACTGGACCTCCGGCACCACCTCCGACCCCAAAGGCGTCCTGCACACCGACCGCTCCCTGATCGCGGGCGGCTCCTGCCTCGCCCACGCCCTGCACCTGGGCCCGTCCGACGTCGGCTCGATGGCCTTCCCGTACGCGCACATAGGCGGCCCGGACTACCTGATCATGCTGCTCCTGTACGGCTTCCCCGCCGTGCTCTTCGAGAAGTTCGCGATGCCGGACGCGCTGGACGGGTACCGGCGCCACGGGGTCACCGTGGCCGGCGGATCGACGGCCTTCTACTCCATGTTCCTGACCGAGCAGCGCAAGGCCCCGGACGTCCCCCTCATCCCCACGCTCCGCCTCCTCGCGGGCGGCGGCGCCCCCAAACCGCCGGAGATCTACCACGCGGTCGTACGGGAACTGGGCTGCCGGCTCACCCACGGCTACGGCATGACCGAGGTCCCGATGATCACCATGGGCGCCCCGGACGACACCCCCGAGAACCTCGCCACCACCGAGGGCCGCCCGCCCGCGGGCATGTCCATCCGCATCACCGCCCCGGACGGCACCCCGCTTGCCCCCGGCACGGACGGGGAGGTCCGGCTGCGCGGCGAGGCCGTCTGCCAGGGCTACCTGAACCGCGACGCCTCGGCGGAGGTCTTCGACCCCGACGGCTACCTGATCACGGGCGACCTCGGGCACCTGACGCAGGACGGCTACCTGGTCCTCACCGGCCGCAGCAAGGACGTCATCATCCGCAAGGGCGAGAACATCTCGGCGAAGGAGATCGAGGACCTCCTCCACCGCCTCCCGGGCATCGCGGACGTGGCCGTCATCGGCCTCCCGGACCCCACCCGCGGCGAACGCGTCTGCGCGGTGGTCGAACAACCCCCGGGAGCCGCCCCCCTGACCCTCCCCCAGCTGACGTCCTACCTCCGCACGGAGGGCCTGGCCACCCACAAACTCCCGGAACAACTGGAACTCCTGGAGTCCCTCCCCCGCAACGAGGCCCTGCGCAAGGTCCTGAAGTACAAACTGCGGGAGCGGTACGCGTGA
- the tgmA gene encoding putative ATP-grasp-modified RiPP: MFNHADRVPAGDALPTGRLTPVPWGVQRMIPYPAVALAYGRAEIDADTQAARYYDTDGQPMMMPEHGTSTGTNPATNTGNPSDGSSGGGSGGGDQDTGNDNDQ, translated from the coding sequence ATGTTCAATCACGCCGACCGAGTGCCCGCCGGCGACGCCCTGCCCACGGGGCGTCTCACACCCGTCCCATGGGGTGTCCAACGCATGATCCCGTACCCCGCCGTTGCTCTCGCCTACGGACGCGCCGAGATCGACGCAGACACACAGGCCGCCCGCTACTACGACACCGATGGGCAGCCGATGATGATGCCGGAGCACGGAACCAGCACCGGTACCAACCCTGCCACCAACACAGGAAACCCTTCCGACGGCAGCAGCGGAGGCGGTTCAGGCGGCGGTGACCAGGACACCGGCAACGACAACGACCAGTGA
- the tgmB gene encoding ATP-grasp ribosomal peptide maturase has translation MSRSGPVLVVTMKDDPTADLVIRELHGREVPVVRLDSGDFPATLAFAAYVTPDGIEGSLTTPTRTADLTGIRSLYYHRPSGFAFPHLSGHDARFALTQARYGLGGVIASLPGCLYVNHPHRIGDAEFKPSGLAAAVTSGFDVPATLVTSDPGAARTFIKDHCGPVIYKPLSTPLYRIGGVSCTVEVKTVTADEIDDRVSGTAHLFQHLVPKSADVRVTVIGDRVFAVRIESALLDWRTDYEQLVYSVVQPPPHITASLFRYLSLFGLVFGAFDFAIDHSGGWWFLECNPSGQWAWLEPETGLPMVAAMADLLERKCA, from the coding sequence GTGAGCCGCTCCGGCCCGGTGCTGGTCGTCACCATGAAAGACGACCCCACGGCCGACCTGGTGATCCGCGAGCTGCACGGTCGGGAAGTCCCGGTCGTACGGCTCGATTCCGGGGACTTCCCAGCCACCTTGGCGTTCGCGGCATACGTCACGCCCGATGGCATCGAAGGGTCCTTGACCACCCCGACCCGAACCGCGGACCTTACTGGGATCCGGTCCCTCTACTACCATCGACCGTCCGGATTCGCCTTCCCCCACCTGTCCGGGCATGACGCCCGGTTCGCACTCACTCAAGCCCGGTACGGACTCGGTGGCGTCATCGCCTCCTTGCCCGGCTGCCTCTACGTCAACCATCCGCACCGCATCGGTGACGCCGAGTTCAAGCCTTCCGGCCTCGCAGCCGCCGTCACCTCCGGTTTCGACGTCCCCGCCACGCTCGTCACGTCCGACCCCGGTGCCGCCCGCACCTTCATCAAGGATCACTGTGGGCCGGTGATCTACAAACCTCTGTCGACACCGCTCTACCGGATCGGCGGTGTCTCCTGCACCGTCGAAGTGAAGACGGTGACGGCCGACGAGATCGACGACCGAGTCTCCGGTACAGCTCACCTGTTCCAGCACCTCGTACCCAAGTCGGCCGACGTACGAGTGACCGTGATCGGTGACCGAGTCTTCGCGGTCCGCATCGAATCTGCGCTATTGGACTGGCGGACCGACTACGAACAGCTGGTCTACAGCGTCGTACAACCCCCACCCCACATCACCGCATCGCTCTTCCGCTACCTGTCCCTGTTCGGGCTGGTCTTCGGCGCTTTCGACTTCGCCATCGACCATTCCGGAGGATGGTGGTTCCTCGAATGCAACCCCTCCGGACAGTGGGCATGGCTGGAGCCCGAAACCGGCTTGCCCATGGTGGCGGCCATGGCTGATCTCCTGGAAAGGAAATGCGCGTGA